In Methanococcoides sp. LMO-2, the genomic stretch ATATCCTGACAGCAGGCATTGTTTTCTCACCCGGTGCACCACGCTTGTTGACAGTCACAGCCATCTTCCCGTAGTCATTCACCTTCAGTCCCTTGTTACCGGTGGTAGCACCTTCAAGTATCTGGAAAGGATCAGGAACACAGTTGTATGTCTCTGCTGTAGCGTAGATACGTTCACCTTCCTTAACATCAAGGAGTCTCTTTGACATATTGAGCATCTGAAGACCAATAAGTGCCCCTGTGCTCAAATAGCCGTGGAAAGGAATGATCTTCTCCACCTGTAAAAATAGCTCTGGATCTTGTTCTTTAATCTGTTTTAGAATATTATCCATTTCATCATCCATTTGAAGACCTCTTGAATATGAAAGTATAGCATAGGATCGGCCGGATCCTTAAGAGATAGTTCTATAACATCGTCTCTAATGCTAAGGAACATAATGGTGAAAATTATATATAGTTTATCGTTGCCGGTAAAAACGTGGCAGGGGTGCTTAAATACTCATGAATAGAGTTAATGAAGAGTATATAAAGAAAATCGAAATTTGTCAATATGTAAGAAAAAAAAGATTTTGTGCTGTACTCCCAAAAACAGTAATCTTAACACAACCTTATTCCACAAGCTCAGCGATCCTGCCCAGCAACCCTTTCGCAGCTTCCTTACTGGGAGCATGTCTGACAGTGATCTTGCCACTCTTATAGACCAGAACCATCATAGCACCGGAAGTGAAACGAATCGCTCCAAGCTCCTCCGAACATCTCAGGAACTTGATGACATCTTCACCCTCTGTTTTCAAAGACTCACATGCTTTTGATATGTCTATCTCATTATCAAGTTGTGCTATTACATGCTGGATATCCGGACCGCTCTTGCAGGGAGTAATAGATCGTATTTCCATGGTAACCAAAAACCCGTTTTAAATTTAACATAAAGAATGAAGCTAAAAATAAAAGATCAAAAAGAAAGTATCAGGAGATGAAATCAACCGTGACACTTTCAACATCCCAGAGAGCTTCCAGCTTCTCGATGATGTCCTCTTTTATTGCAGCTGCGAACTGATGGTGGGACGGCAGGTCGATAACCACGCGCACGTTGCCTTCATTAACCTCAATTTTCATCACGAGCTCGGTCCTGATGATGTCAAGTCCCTTGATCGGGTTCATCACATGTTTCAGGCGCCTTTTGATAACTTCCTCGTCGGTGGGCTCGTCCTCCACCACCATTCCGTGCTTTTCCTCATAATCACGGATAGCGGAACGAAGTCCCTCTACAGCCAGCACAGAACAGTGTGCTTTCACCGCAGGAAGTCCTCCAAGTGCTTCTGCCGCTTCCTTCCATGTGATCTTCTTGGCATCTTCAAGGGTCTTGCCCTTTGCAAGCTCAGTAATAATGGAAGCTGTGGCAATGTTGGATGCACAACCATAGGATTCGAAAGAGATATCCTCAATAATAAGGGTATCCGGGTTCACCTTCAGGTAAACCGCA encodes the following:
- a CDS encoding FmdE family protein, with product MDDEMDNILKQIKEQDPELFLQVEKIIPFHGYLSTGALIGLQMLNMSKRLLDVKEGERIYATAETYNCVPDPFQILEGATTGNKGLKVNDYGKMAVTVNKRGAPGEKTMPAVRIYLDPEKTKAYPKLYAWYMNTEKVPHEVVVPIVLEAGESIYSYSFTEIEVPIKKRKQVKLCDKCGESFVWYEGEALCEACRHEQ
- a CDS encoding iron-sulfur cluster assembly scaffold protein, translated to MTFPYSKEVLEHFRNPHNVGKMEDPDGKGLEGSAACGDMVAVYLKVNPDTLIIEDISFESYGCASNIATASIITELAKGKTLEDAKKITWKEAAEALGGLPAVKAHCSVLAVEGLRSAIRDYEEKHGMVVEDEPTDEEVIKRRLKHVMNPIKGLDIIRTELVMKIEVNEGNVRVVIDLPSHHQFAAAIKEDIIEKLEALWDVESVTVDFIS